The DNA sequence GACCGCCGATTGAGAATGGATTTTACTATGACATGTATCTGGGAGATAAAGGAATATCGAATCAAGATTTTCCCCAGCTTGAGAGCCTGATAAAGGGTATAGTCAAGGAAAAGCAGACGTTTGAGAGACTCGAGATGAAGAAGGAGGACCTGCTCGAAATGTTTAAATACAACGAGTTCAAGGTTCGCATTCTTAATGAAAAAGTGAACACCCCAACGACGACTGTCTACCGTTGCGGTTCCCTTATCGATCTCTGCAGAGGGCCTCACGTACGGCATACTGGTAAAGTGAAGGCGATCAAGGTGACCAAGAACTCTTCTACCTACTGGGAGGGCAACGCCGAAGCAGAGACGCTGCAAAGGGTTTATGGTATCAGTTTTCCTGACACAAAGCAGCTGAAAGAGTGGGAAAAGTTTCAAGAGGAAGCAGCCAAGCGAGATCACAGAAAGCTCGGTAGAGAACAGGAGCTATTTTTCTTCCACGAGCTTTCTCCTGGATCGTGCTTTTTCCAGCCTCGAGGTGCCCATCTGTATAACACACTGGTAGATTTCATCCGCACAGAGTACAGAAAGCGTGGTTTCCAGGAAGTCGTTACGCCTAACATATACAACAGTAAATTATGGCAAACTTCGGGTCACTGGGCTCACTATGCGGAAAACATGTTCTcttttgaagttgaaaaagagGTGTATGCTCTGAAACCGATGAACTGTCCTGGGCACTGTCTAATGTTCGACCAGCGCACAAGATCCTGGAGAGAGCTGCCCCTCAGGATGGCGGACTTTGGTGTTTTGCACAGAAATGAATTATCAGGAGCGCTTACTGGCCTGATTAGAGTCCGAAGATTCCAGCAGGATGATGCCCAtatattttgtacaatagATCAAATCAAGCAGGAGGTATCAGGGGCTCTGGATTTCCTCAAACACGTTTACTCTGTTTTTGGATTCACGTTCAATCTATGCCTCTCCACTAGACCTGATAAGTACATGGGAGAGTTGGCCGACTGGGAACAGGCTGAAAAAGCTCTTGCAGAGAGTCTGGATGCCTTCAAAGAACCATGGAGAATCAATCCAGGGGATGGAGCCTTTTACGGGCCAAAAATTGACATTACCATTATGGATGCGCTCAAACGCTCTCATCAATGCGCTACCATTCAACTAGATTTCCAGCTACCTATCCGCTTCAATTTGTCATATATCAGGTGAGTTGATGCAGATCGATCTTTGTTAAcacttttttcctcctcacAGAAGCAACTTGAAAACTAACGAACAATAGTCTTGGTTCTTTGAGTCTTGCTACTGCTATTCAATAACAATGCAATCTTTTACATTTCAGCGAAACAGGGGAAAAAACCAGGCCAGTTATTATCCACAGAGCAATATTAGGCTCCGTTGAACGGATGATCGCCATCCTGACTGAATCGTACGCCGGTAAATGGCCATTTTGGCTATCACCTCGCCAAGTAATGGTGATTTCGGTCAGCAGTCAATTCGATGATTACGCTTTCAAAGTAAAACAGCAACTATGGGAGGCTGGTTTCATGGCAGAGGCCGATGTTGACCCTGGCGATACattgaataagaaaattcGCAATGCTCAATTGGctcaatttaatttcattattgGTAAGTAATATCTCCTTCTTTCATCAAGAACCGTTCAAGAGAAAAATTACTTTAATTCTGAAGAGGTcgcttttcaaaaatttaaggtTGACTTTACACATGTACTAATTGCTTCTTTACAGTTGTTGGAGAAAAAGAGCGCAGTGCCGGTACCGCAAATGTGAGAACCAGAGACAACGTGGTACATGGAGAAATATCAGTGGAAgaactgattaaaaaattcaacacatTCAAAGAAACGAAAGATAGAAACtgcgaggaaaatttttaatgcgaATTTGAGATATATTTCAATACGTGCGTGCACActtagttgaaaaataatcccagtaaagggggggaaaaaaaaaaaaaaaaaaagtagacaaataatgattgatttttatattttcaatgtcATATGTTATCCATTGCTTATACTTGTACTATAGAACCTAATAGATTAATATAACAACTCTCAGTCTCTGGAGAGCTAATATCGGGCCCTGTTTCATAGAATTTATGCATTTTATAGATGCTGACTTATATAGAGTCATTTATTAAATACTGGCCACCTGACTTTTGATTGAGAGAGAACCGTTCATGTGAACTTCAAGTAATGTCGGTTGTATCAATTTTACTACCGACCAGTATATATTTCATTAGCTCCAGCCACACTTCGCTGAAGTGATTAATCATAAACGATGCCGACGAGGGAATTCAAATTTCTGCATATAATTTTAGTAATTTCAATAgttcttttctcaaatttcttctttttgacTAATTCTGAACTCAGAATGCAATATTTCGTTGCGTCTTTTATAAGAGCCTgtgcataaaaattcaattttcttatttcactaTGAGTGAATGGTGTGGACGGAAATTCTCAAATAATTCAGGTATATCTCTACAATAGCGCGAAGAATATTGAAACTAACAGTAGAActgtttttgcaattttattacactAGTGAACCTCTTTGATAAATGACTCTGTAGAACAAAACATCTAAAACTATTCTTCAACGTACTTGTTTACACTGTATGAACACAAAGATGTAttaggtatttatttattgaatagtgcaaaaaaaatGTCCTGCTTACGCTACTTTAAGATGCATTTAATGTattgttttattcaacttgattgaataaattattggtATTCCTCATTTGTTGAATAATGTATGtgattcgattccgaaacttTACAAAGAGTGATACAAtactataaataaattcaaagtgGAGATTATTATTAGCTGACATGATGGTTCAGCAACTAGAGCGAAGCTGTCTAATCATGTAAGCTATAAACACccataataatgataataattacaatcaAACCTGCTATAACCTTTCGGTATGTCCTCGTAATAGAATAGCTTGTGCGGGATAAGGGAGAGATGGAATAGTAATCACCATTATGCATTTACAGCCGTCTTTTAAGTTGTTCAATAGAAACACCCGCATTTGCACAGCGGAGAAGCAAAACTGCAGAAAACATTGCCCACAAATTTCATTCTGCCGATTTTGCACCTGACATAACAAGcgacaatcaattttttcgggTCCTCCTCCTCGTGACGTTGACTGTCAACGCGTGTTGGTGTCAACTACGCATCATCTGGCGGTAATTGTCGGAAACGCGTACCCGATATTTGCCACATTGTATGAAAACAATCCACGGACTTTAAACAATCTAATTTTCAGAACACAGCGATGGCGCCGCTACGAGCCTGTGGTTTCGTGATATTTCGTAGGTTTTTCGGACAGGTTGAGTATTTATTGATGCAGACATCGTACGGAATTCATCACTGGACTCCTCCGAAAGGTTGTTTGATATTATGTTTACAATAAGATTTGGATTAAGCGTTTGTTCTTCCTAACCTgcggatttttatttattcatgacAATTGACAATCGCAGGTCACGTGGACCCTGGCGAAACAGATTTAGAAACCGCTTTGCGCGAGACCGAAGAAGAGGCTGGTTTGTCGCGCgaggatttgaaaatatttgacaacGCTAGACAAGAGCTTGTTTACAACGttaacaataaacaaaaaacagtTATTTACTGGCTTGCCGAGCTGGTAAACAGGAATAAGGACGCCAGACTATCGTCCGAGCATCAGGAATTTCGATGGCTTTGCCTCCAAGAAGCGTGTCGATTGGCGGGATACGAAGAGATGCAAAATACCCTGAAATACTTCGACAGATATATCGTCGAGAATGAATTGTAATAATTGACATGTAAcaataaagatttttccgTCTCATTATTTTACATTCGATATTTACATATAGTGTGGTTAACATTTCGATGTACAGAATGATGGTCACTTCTGCTTTTCTCAAAGGCCACACTCATGATTTTTCTTCtgataaataatattctgCTAGTTAAGCTAGAGGTGcatcttttcctttcttttattaCTAAGCGGTACAGTAAACAAATACGGTAAACATATTCTTATCTAATTTACGTGGTTATATACATTTTGTGtatgcaataataattgtatataatttgtttgtataaatataaataacgtTTTCagtgtatttataataaataataataacaatgagaaaaacaatatttaaaacgTAGCTGCATATCAACATTATTTCATGTTTGTAACTTTAACTTTATTTTGTCGCTCCTCTTCATAAGTGAAGCACTCGATAACAGTATACCTATTACTATTTTGTATATGAAAACTATAAGAGACTCGTCTCTACTGTAATGCTTAATTTATTCACTTTGATTATTGTCAGGTGACGATTCAAGGGTCTGATTGCTTCTTCATATTGATAGGTAAATTAAGCTTTTAGTTATTTATCTTGCGTAATTCCTACAAGTAATAAACTGTGCAGATTAAACATATATCCACTACGCTGTGTTAGAGAAATTACGAATACAATAATCATGCACAGGTATTCAATACGAGATATATTCCAATTCGatgattaataatatttactcTGCTATTATTTGTACATACACCTATAACAATAAACTGTGAATTTAATGTAATTGAACATACGTGTGTAAACGAagttaataaatatatgtatgcatacaggtatagtgtatatgtattgtattaaatttttgtatttaagaaacaataattagaacaaaattaaaaaaaaaaaatcttcaacccAATGACTAGTGAATGGTAATATTCTGCACATGACTAGAGTTGAAAACTACCTTTACACATGAATATGTCTCTCTGTTCGAAGAGGAAAAACACATCAATTATGTCGTGTATATTGACATTACctattgaaaaatactttgcCAAAGACCTGAATATGATTATCAAACCACTTTGGACAGTCGTTTATATTCAATTCGCAAATAAGTATTGTTCCCCTTATCATCATCTCAGTGGAGAAAGTACCACGAATTTCGACTGAGAGATGCTGTTACTAGGGTGAATAGTGATCAGCCTGTCGATGTCTTCTGCGAAATACAAAAGCAAATATAGACCTGAGACGCCACCACCGACTGTGCTTCCGACTCGCTCCCTGTGGCCTTTCTTTAGCACGAATTTGTCTAACTAAAGAGTGAAAAGCGTCATCCACAAAGTGTCTAAGAGCTGCAGATGTCTCATAGAAAGGACATCCCAACTGCCTGGCAAGTGTTTTGCCCTCCTCAGTAGTCACCTACAACGTAGAGCAAGAATTTGTCTGAATAATTCAACTGCTGATTTAAATTAGGTTATTTCAACATCAGAGAAGAAAGTTGTTGACTAAATAGCGAACAAATCTCACTTTGCGCTGGTGCTGCAGGTCGAATTTATTCCCAACCAGTACCAGAGGAATGTCTTCCTGGGCTCTAACACGGGAGATTAGTTTACGATACTCGATTGCCTCTTGAAAGCTGTGTCGGTCTGTAACCGAGTAGCAGATCATAAAACCTTCGCCGCACCTCATATACTGATCTCTCATAGCGGTGAATTCAACCTAAAAGAGAGAAGGTGGCGCATTGACTAATTGATATTTGTCATCAGATAAAAATCTACTCCGTAGCGAAGTTGGTGGAGGACTCACCTGCCCAGCTGTGTCCAGGATATCCAGCAGAGCGGCTTCCCCGTCAATGACTGCTTGCTGCTGATACGAATCCTCTGAAAACATTAACATGAAACGATCCTTGCTATGCCGACGACTTGGGTACTTATAGCTCACCTATGGTGGGATCGTGATAGTCGAGGAAACTGTGGCTGACAAACTGCAGAGTAACAGCTGAAACGAAAAGCCAGTAGGATTAATGGTCAAGGAAGTTGAGCCTCTTGACTCGATCGACGTCTTACCTGATTTCCCAACGCCGCCATCTCCCAGTACAACAATTTTGTAAACTCTGAGGCCACCTCTGGTTGTCGGTTGAGTCGGTATGGGAATGCTGTTGATTACGGGGGCGACGACGAAGTTGTCATCGGCCGAGGGTGGCTCAT is a window from the Diprion similis isolate iyDipSimi1 chromosome 6, iyDipSimi1.1, whole genome shotgun sequence genome containing:
- the LOC124407522 gene encoding GTP-binding protein Rit2 codes for the protein MSVNEPPSADDNFVVAPVINSIPIPTQPTTRGGLRVYKIVVLGDGGVGKSAVTLQFVSHSFLDYHDPTIEDSYQQQAVIDGEAALLDILDTAGQVEFTAMRDQYMRCGEGFMICYSVTDRHSFQEAIEYRKLISRVRAQEDIPLVLVGNKFDLQHQRKVTTEEGKTLARQLGCPFYETSAALRHFVDDAFHSLVRQIRAKERPQGASRKHSRWWRLRSIFAFVFRRRHRQADHYSP
- the LOC124407524 gene encoding bis(5'-nucleosyl)-tetraphosphatase [asymmetrical], translating into MAPLRACGFVIFRRFFGQVEYLLMQTSYGIHHWTPPKGHVDPGETDLETALRETEEEAGLSREDLKIFDNARQELVYNVNNKQKTVIYWLAELVNRNKDARLSSEHQEFRWLCLQEACRLAGYEEMQNTLKYFDRYIVENEL
- the LOC124407517 gene encoding threonine--tRNA ligase 1, cytoplasmic isoform X1; the encoded protein is MLKSLALRSQKLASYHGTVRTYASPKMKPPKNKKPPQEQQGISEKNPWPSYIQERQVLFDKLKAEYDAELAAKSTFDIKVTLPDGKQVDAQAWRSSPYDIAKGISPGLADNTVIAKVNGELWDLDRPLEADCKLQLIKFDDPEGQAVFWHSSAHVLGEAMERAYSGCLCYGPPIENGFYYDMYLGDKGISNQDFPQLESLIKGIVKEKQTFERLEMKKEDLLEMFKYNEFKVRILNEKVNTPTTTVYRCGSLIDLCRGPHVRHTGKVKAIKVTKNSSTYWEGNAEAETLQRVYGISFPDTKQLKEWEKFQEEAAKRDHRKLGREQELFFFHELSPGSCFFQPRGAHLYNTLVDFIRTEYRKRGFQEVVTPNIYNSKLWQTSGHWAHYAENMFSFEVEKEVYALKPMNCPGHCLMFDQRTRSWRELPLRMADFGVLHRNELSGALTGLIRVRRFQQDDAHIFCTIDQIKQEVSGALDFLKHVYSVFGFTFNLCLSTRPDKYMGELADWEQAEKALAESLDAFKEPWRINPGDGAFYGPKIDITIMDALKRSHQCATIQLDFQLPIRFNLSYISETGEKTRPVIIHRAILGSVERMIAILTESYAGKWPFWLSPRQVMVISVSSQFDDYAFKVKQQLWEAGFMAEADVDPGDTLNKKIRNAQLAQFNFIIVVGEKERSAGTANVRTRDNVVHGEISVEELIKKFNTFKETKDRNCEENF
- the LOC124407517 gene encoding threonine--tRNA ligase 1, cytoplasmic isoform X2 yields the protein MSDSVASELQNVNLSDKKPKMKPPKNKKPPQEQQGISEKNPWPSYIQERQVLFDKLKAEYDAELAAKSTFDIKVTLPDGKQVDAQAWRSSPYDIAKGISPGLADNTVIAKVNGELWDLDRPLEADCKLQLIKFDDPEGQAVFWHSSAHVLGEAMERAYSGCLCYGPPIENGFYYDMYLGDKGISNQDFPQLESLIKGIVKEKQTFERLEMKKEDLLEMFKYNEFKVRILNEKVNTPTTTVYRCGSLIDLCRGPHVRHTGKVKAIKVTKNSSTYWEGNAEAETLQRVYGISFPDTKQLKEWEKFQEEAAKRDHRKLGREQELFFFHELSPGSCFFQPRGAHLYNTLVDFIRTEYRKRGFQEVVTPNIYNSKLWQTSGHWAHYAENMFSFEVEKEVYALKPMNCPGHCLMFDQRTRSWRELPLRMADFGVLHRNELSGALTGLIRVRRFQQDDAHIFCTIDQIKQEVSGALDFLKHVYSVFGFTFNLCLSTRPDKYMGELADWEQAEKALAESLDAFKEPWRINPGDGAFYGPKIDITIMDALKRSHQCATIQLDFQLPIRFNLSYISETGEKTRPVIIHRAILGSVERMIAILTESYAGKWPFWLSPRQVMVISVSSQFDDYAFKVKQQLWEAGFMAEADVDPGDTLNKKIRNAQLAQFNFIIVVGEKERSAGTANVRTRDNVVHGEISVEELIKKFNTFKETKDRNCEENF